The Plantactinospora sp. KBS50 sequence GATCATCCCCGGCCCCGAACGGCAGTCGGACCCCGAACGGCAGTCGGCCCCGGAGGCCGGTCCGCCGGGTCGGCCCTAGGCGGCGGTTGCCGGGTCGTCCCGCCGGCGCCCGCCGCGCCGCCGGTCATCGGTACGGCCCGCGTCGCGTCGCTGCACTGCCGCGGCCAGGTCGGTGAGGTCCCGACGCAGGGCGCCCTCGACGGTCCGGGCCGCCAGGCCGCCGAACATCAGCGCCAGCAACCGGCCGTATGCGGCGGTCGGCCCGCCCTCCTGGATCACGGTGACCGTGGTGCAGCCGCGGTGCCGGCCCACGGTGACCGGGGTGAACCGGTGGGTGATCCGGTAGTCGGCACCCACCCCGGCGAGGTGACCGTGCACAGGGTCGGCGGCTCGACCCGCTCCACCACGTACTCCTCGCCGACCTGGAGGCCGTCCGGGAGGGTGCGGATCTCGCGCCACCGGGTGCCGGCGCCGAACGGGCCGGCGGTGCGCACATCGACGCTCTCCACCGTGGACAGATGGGCCGCGCGGGCCGGCAGGTCGGTGAAGACCTGCCACAGCTCATCGACGCTGGCCTCGATCAGTCTGGTCACCGCCACGGTCGACATAGCACCTCCCCGCACCACGGTACGGCGTACTGAGCGATCCGTCACCGCATTACCACCAGACGGTAAGAGGCGCCCGGGAAGCCAGGACCGTCGATCGCCCGAGGGCCCATCGCCGATACGGTCGGAAACCCGATCACCGTTCAGTGAGCATTGCGTCGCTCAGTGCGAATAGGCAGACTCGATTGCGTTCCGCCCGGGTCGCCCGCCTGCGGACCGGGGCCCGCGGTCGGACACGGGGGACGAGGACAGGAGGCGGCAGCTCATGATCCAGGACGGAGGAGACGGGCCGAGCGAACCGGGACCGGCCCGCGCGTGGTGGGAGCAGCCCGGCCGGCCGACGCCGTACCTGCTCTGGGGGTTGATCTGGTGCCGTTGCGGCACTCCCATGGTGCCGGTCGATCAGCGCGCC is a genomic window containing:
- a CDS encoding SRPBCC domain-containing protein produces the protein MSTVAVTRLIEASVDELWQVFTDLPARAAHLSTVESVDVRTAGPFGAGTRWREIRTLPDGLQVGEEYVVERVEPPTLCTVTSPGWVPTTGSPTGSPRSPWAGTAAAPRSP